In Blautia wexlerae DSM 19850, a single window of DNA contains:
- a CDS encoding extracellular solute-binding protein: MKTGKKVLGAVLAAAMALSSITPVFAADKVKITFMSRDSGDTPMAKVYEDQIAAFMEENPDIEVQNDSVYEESAYNNKLKVALSTGETPNIFYYPAIAGLKEWAQNGVLLDLTDSLNEDEEWKNTFLDGALDTYDLSAYGVDGIYALPNELNVDAIFYNKALFEKAGIEKTPETMDELYEDIDKLVAAGITPFGVGGKNTWVMGHIFNNILAKRIGRDGIIKLGTGEKKWTDDDVVECLQITKDLKDKGAFAEGFEGMDYNTQMNQFLTGEVAMISHSSPIIPEMFNSESEILDDISFFAFPYFEDKPEYKDTHVVYTSGWMLSGTMSDEEKEATLKLVKYMTSKESIQERMNAAMRVAPYKDIDAPEDAPQIFKDMVEYTGTITDSVGEYFDYDTCSTLVDTSRNGILNMMLSDSAENTAQTIQADIDANRPQS; this comes from the coding sequence ATGAAGACAGGGAAAAAAGTTTTAGGGGCTGTATTAGCGGCAGCAATGGCATTATCATCTATTACACCGGTATTTGCAGCAGATAAAGTTAAGATTACATTTATGAGCCGTGACAGTGGTGATACACCTATGGCAAAGGTTTATGAAGACCAGATTGCAGCATTTATGGAAGAAAATCCTGATATTGAAGTTCAGAACGATTCTGTTTATGAGGAATCTGCTTATAACAATAAACTGAAAGTTGCATTATCTACAGGAGAAACACCAAATATCTTTTATTATCCGGCAATTGCCGGCCTGAAAGAATGGGCACAGAATGGAGTTCTGTTGGATCTGACAGATTCACTTAACGAAGATGAAGAATGGAAGAACACGTTCCTGGATGGAGCATTAGATACATATGATCTGAGTGCTTATGGAGTGGATGGAATCTATGCATTGCCAAATGAACTGAATGTGGATGCTATTTTCTACAATAAGGCTTTATTTGAAAAAGCCGGTATTGAGAAAACTCCAGAAACAATGGATGAACTGTATGAGGATATTGATAAGCTGGTTGCTGCCGGAATTACTCCGTTTGGAGTAGGCGGAAAGAATACCTGGGTTATGGGACATATCTTTAATAATATTCTTGCTAAAAGAATCGGAAGAGATGGCATTATAAAATTGGGTACTGGCGAGAAAAAATGGACGGATGATGATGTAGTAGAATGCCTGCAGATTACAAAAGATTTAAAAGATAAAGGTGCTTTTGCAGAGGGATTTGAAGGAATGGATTATAATACTCAGATGAATCAGTTCCTCACCGGAGAAGTAGCAATGATTTCTCACAGCAGCCCTATCATTCCTGAAATGTTTAATTCTGAATCAGAAATTTTGGATGATATTTCATTCTTTGCATTCCCATACTTTGAAGATAAACCAGAGTATAAAGATACACATGTAGTATATACTTCCGGATGGATGCTTTCAGGAACTATGAGTGATGAGGAAAAAGAGGCAACTCTAAAACTGGTGAAATATATGACATCTAAAGAGTCTATTCAGGAACGTATGAATGCAGCGATGAGAGTTGCTCCATATAAAGATATTGATGCACCGGAAGACGCACCGCAGATTTTCAAAGATATGGTTGAATATACAGGTACTATTACAGATTCTGTAGGAGAATATTTTGACTATGATACCTGCTCTACATTAGTAGATACTTCAAGAAATGGAATTTTGAACATGATGCTGTCTGATTCCGCTGAGAATACAGCACAGACTATTCAGGCAGATATTGATGCAAACCGTCCACAGAGCTGA
- a CDS encoding carbohydrate ABC transporter permease, giving the protein MEKIRKNKKVIAVFLIPAVLIYLCFELIPVVMSVYFSFNDWPGLQAVPLKFVGFKNYSNLFHNAVFLKSLQNVLIYVVVSVILQVPIGFGLGLLIHHFKKGQRFFKAAFFIPMILSVTAVALLWNFIYFPTDKGILNSLLIKIGLGNYIQQWLVNPKTSLICLIVVSTWTSVGYYMIICLAGLTSIPDSVLEAGELDGATGWKKIWNLYIPMLWEPLKMSTIMVITGVLKIFDTVYILTPTGGTSNCTIVPALLMYNEAYRYGHYGTGSAIATVIFVLSAAVSIFSLKLMNQKESIEY; this is encoded by the coding sequence TTGGAAAAAATAAGGAAAAATAAGAAAGTTATTGCGGTATTTTTGATACCTGCAGTATTGATCTATCTTTGTTTTGAATTGATACCTGTAGTTATGTCTGTCTATTTTTCATTTAATGACTGGCCTGGGCTTCAGGCGGTGCCGCTTAAATTTGTAGGATTTAAGAATTATAGTAATCTGTTCCATAATGCAGTTTTTCTTAAGTCGTTGCAGAATGTTCTTATTTACGTTGTTGTAAGTGTTATTTTGCAGGTTCCTATTGGATTTGGACTTGGATTACTGATCCATCATTTCAAAAAAGGACAGAGATTTTTTAAAGCTGCATTTTTTATTCCTATGATTTTATCAGTGACAGCAGTAGCATTGTTATGGAATTTTATTTATTTTCCTACTGACAAGGGAATTCTGAATAGTCTTCTTATTAAAATTGGACTTGGAAATTATATTCAGCAGTGGCTGGTTAATCCTAAAACTTCTTTGATATGTCTGATTGTTGTCAGTACATGGACCAGTGTAGGATATTATATGATCATTTGTTTGGCTGGTCTTACTTCTATACCGGATTCTGTTTTGGAAGCAGGAGAATTAGATGGAGCAACTGGCTGGAAAAAGATTTGGAATCTTTATATTCCAATGCTTTGGGAACCATTAAAAATGTCTACGATCATGGTAATCACTGGAGTATTAAAGATTTTTGATACTGTATACATTCTGACACCTACAGGAGGAACCAGTAACTGTACTATTGTACCAGCACTTTTAATGTATAATGAAGCTTATAGATATGGTCATTATGGAACTGGAAGTGCGATTGCTACGGTCATCTTTGTATTAAGTGCTGCTGTTTCTATTTTTAGTTTGAAACTTATGAATCAGAAAGAATCCATAGAATATTAG